Proteins from one Malaya genurostris strain Urasoe2022 chromosome 2, Malgen_1.1, whole genome shotgun sequence genomic window:
- the LOC131427849 gene encoding protein NASP homolog isoform X1 produces MKFKCFFVESSHFVKTMAEKSEVLVTKEEKIAEAKELFGRGSRNYCMKQYSDAADDLSSCCTIYSELYGPTAAECGEPYLVYAKALIALSKEENNLLVPEEGAEGEDDGADDDEEGGEDEGEDEGEDGNEEEEEEKEKQSEEAGENTEKTSNENKEATKDENPTASSTSVENEPQPGPSTSNGTEQHEETEEGEDEKGGSSLQVAWEILELAVKIFEDQADKSPTNLSECYMELANISFENSNYSLAVNDYKKSLEIYGKIGEPNSRLIAEIDYKVGLCHMMLNEFPESIKFFREACAELSKVIEQEKAKEQTEETRATIKDLEETMQEIIERSREVEETTKTSIEELKRELSKIIVKTGTANGTEVPGELVSSSSSSNGVSSGSKAADKPNDISHLIKRKKPDTTETEVEGSPAKKTAVEAEEVSEGV; encoded by the exons ATGaaattcaagtgtttttttgtaG AATCATCACATTTTGTCAAAACCATGGCTGAAAAATCGGAAGTTCTCGTAACGAAAGAAGAGAAGATCGCCGAAGCAAAGGAATTATTCGGTCGGGGCAGTCGAAACTATTGTATGAAACAGTACTCGGATGCTGCTGACGATCTAAGCTCCTGTTGCACTATTTACTCTGAACTATATGGACCAACTGCTGCGGAATGTGGCGAACCATATCTAGTCTATGCTAAAGCTTTGATTGCACTATCTAAAGAGGAGAACAATCTGCTTGTTCCGGAAGAGGGTGCTGAAGGGGAGGACGATGGTGCAGATGATGATGAAGAAGGAGGTGAAGATGAAGGTGAGGATGAAGGTGAAGATGgtaatgaagaagaagaagaagaaaaggaAAAACAGTCGGAAGAAGCTGGAGAAAACACAGAAAAAACTTCGAATGAAAACAAGGAGGCAACAAAAGATGAAAATCCTACTGCTTCTTCTACTTCGGTAGAAAATGAACCCCAGCCTGGCCCGTCAACTTCAAACGGTACTGAACAACACGAAGAAACTGAGGAGGGTGAAGATGAAAAAGGTGGAAGCAGCCTGCAAGTGGCCTGGGAGATACTTGAGTTGGCTGTAAAAATTTTCGAGGATCAAGCAGATAAATCACCAACTAATTTGTCTGAATGCTATATGGAACTTGCGAATATATCTTTCGAGAATAGTAATTACTCTCTGGCAGTCAATGATTACA AAAAATCACTCGAAATATACGGAAAGATCGGTGAACCCAACAGTCGTCTTATAGCAGAAATTGACTATAAAGTTGGATTGTGTCATATGATGCTGAACGAATTCCCggaatcaatcaaatttttccGAGAAGCTTGTGCCGAGTTGAGTAAAGTTATTGAGCAAGAAAAAGCCAAGGAGCAGACTGAGGAAACAAGGGCCACTATTAAGGATCTGGAGGAAACCatgcaggaaatcattgaaAGAAGTCGAGAGGTCGAGGAAACTACAAAAACG TCAATCGAGGAACTCAAACGTGAGCTATCGAAAATCATCGTCAAAACGGGAACCGCGAATGGTACTGAAGTGCCCGGAGAACTTGTTTCGTCATCTTCCTCGAGTAACGGAGTTTCTTCAGGATCAAAAGCTGCTGACAAGCCGAATGATATTTCGCATCTTATTAAGCGGAAGAAACCAGATACCACCGAAACCGAAGTTGAAGGATCACCAGCAAAAAAGACTGCAGTCGAGGCGGAGGAAGTTAGCGAAGGAGTTTGA
- the LOC131427849 gene encoding protein NASP homolog isoform X2, with translation MAEKSEVLVTKEEKIAEAKELFGRGSRNYCMKQYSDAADDLSSCCTIYSELYGPTAAECGEPYLVYAKALIALSKEENNLLVPEEGAEGEDDGADDDEEGGEDEGEDEGEDGNEEEEEEKEKQSEEAGENTEKTSNENKEATKDENPTASSTSVENEPQPGPSTSNGTEQHEETEEGEDEKGGSSLQVAWEILELAVKIFEDQADKSPTNLSECYMELANISFENSNYSLAVNDYKKSLEIYGKIGEPNSRLIAEIDYKVGLCHMMLNEFPESIKFFREACAELSKVIEQEKAKEQTEETRATIKDLEETMQEIIERSREVEETTKTSIEELKRELSKIIVKTGTANGTEVPGELVSSSSSSNGVSSGSKAADKPNDISHLIKRKKPDTTETEVEGSPAKKTAVEAEEVSEGV, from the exons ATGGCTGAAAAATCGGAAGTTCTCGTAACGAAAGAAGAGAAGATCGCCGAAGCAAAGGAATTATTCGGTCGGGGCAGTCGAAACTATTGTATGAAACAGTACTCGGATGCTGCTGACGATCTAAGCTCCTGTTGCACTATTTACTCTGAACTATATGGACCAACTGCTGCGGAATGTGGCGAACCATATCTAGTCTATGCTAAAGCTTTGATTGCACTATCTAAAGAGGAGAACAATCTGCTTGTTCCGGAAGAGGGTGCTGAAGGGGAGGACGATGGTGCAGATGATGATGAAGAAGGAGGTGAAGATGAAGGTGAGGATGAAGGTGAAGATGgtaatgaagaagaagaagaagaaaaggaAAAACAGTCGGAAGAAGCTGGAGAAAACACAGAAAAAACTTCGAATGAAAACAAGGAGGCAACAAAAGATGAAAATCCTACTGCTTCTTCTACTTCGGTAGAAAATGAACCCCAGCCTGGCCCGTCAACTTCAAACGGTACTGAACAACACGAAGAAACTGAGGAGGGTGAAGATGAAAAAGGTGGAAGCAGCCTGCAAGTGGCCTGGGAGATACTTGAGTTGGCTGTAAAAATTTTCGAGGATCAAGCAGATAAATCACCAACTAATTTGTCTGAATGCTATATGGAACTTGCGAATATATCTTTCGAGAATAGTAATTACTCTCTGGCAGTCAATGATTACA AAAAATCACTCGAAATATACGGAAAGATCGGTGAACCCAACAGTCGTCTTATAGCAGAAATTGACTATAAAGTTGGATTGTGTCATATGATGCTGAACGAATTCCCggaatcaatcaaatttttccGAGAAGCTTGTGCCGAGTTGAGTAAAGTTATTGAGCAAGAAAAAGCCAAGGAGCAGACTGAGGAAACAAGGGCCACTATTAAGGATCTGGAGGAAACCatgcaggaaatcattgaaAGAAGTCGAGAGGTCGAGGAAACTACAAAAACG TCAATCGAGGAACTCAAACGTGAGCTATCGAAAATCATCGTCAAAACGGGAACCGCGAATGGTACTGAAGTGCCCGGAGAACTTGTTTCGTCATCTTCCTCGAGTAACGGAGTTTCTTCAGGATCAAAAGCTGCTGACAAGCCGAATGATATTTCGCATCTTATTAAGCGGAAGAAACCAGATACCACCGAAACCGAAGTTGAAGGATCACCAGCAAAAAAGACTGCAGTCGAGGCGGAGGAAGTTAGCGAAGGAGTTTGA